AATATGAAGCAAATTTAAAATATTTCCTATTTCATTAAAATTTCTTAATTTAATTAATTCTATGTGGCTTTATGTCTCTGTATTTGGTGGTTCTCCCCCAGACTTATGAATGTATCTAAAGAAACATGCAAACAAGACTAGACAGCCGCCAATGCGAAGCCTTCCTCAGTGTTATTGACCATGGCAGCCTGGAACAGGCGGCGCAGGCCCTGAGCCTGACCAGCTCGGCCATTTCCCAGCGCATCAAGGCACTGGAAATGGAGCTGGGCAATACCCTGCTGGTACGCAGCCGCCCCTGCCGCGCCACGGCAGCCGGACAAAAGCTGGTACAGCACTTGCGGCGGGTAGCAGAACTTGAACAGGATTTGCAAAGCGAATTTGCCGGTCAGCAAAGTGCTGCCATCAGCATTGCCCTAGGCGTCAATGCCGATAGTCTGGATAGCTGGCTACTGCCTGCACTGGCAGAATTTTTGATCGCTGAAAATATCTTGCTTGAAGTGTTGATCGATGACCAGGATCACACCCATGATTTACTGGAAAGCGGTATGGTGCTCGGCTGCCTCTCTGCTGAACAAAATGCGATGCGGGGTTGCCAGGCTGTGCCCCTGGGCTTCATGCGTTACCACCCGGTTGCCAGCAAAGAATATTGCCAGCGCTGGTTCCCGCAAGGGATGACACGCGAAGCAGCCAGGCTGGCACCAGTGCTGACTTTCAATCGCAAGGACAAATTGCAAGCTCAGATTTTGCTCGAACATTTTGGACTGCAGGAACATACTTACCCCACACACTATGTACCAGCAACAACGCCGTATAACCAGTCGATTTTACTGGGACTGGGCTGGGGCGTGATTCCTGATGTCATGCTGGAAAATCTGGATCAGGACAAGCTGGTCAGGCTTATGCCGCATCATCCTGTGGATGTCGCCCTGTACTGGCACCACTGGAAAGTACAGACGCCCCGGCTGGCTCGGCTGACAAATACCCTGGTCAGGCAAGCCCGGGAGAGCCTGCAGCAAGTCAGGGACCCAGATAAATGACGGGTGCAGCCATGGGCTGCACCCGGTTGCGTCCCTGGGACTTGGCTTTGTACAGACATTCATCAGCGCGCTGCACCATGCTTTCCATATTGTCGGCCGCCTGCAATTGAGCCACCCCAAAACTGGCGGTGATGTGTAGCATGTTGCCGTTGGCCAGACGTATGGTCAGTTGATGTTCGACTTTCTGACGTATTCTTTCTGCGACTTCAAGTGCAGCCAGCAGACTGGTCTCAGGTAAAACCATGATGAACTCTTCGCCGCCGTAGCGGACTATCCAATCGACATCAGCACGCAACTCATCGGC
This is a stretch of genomic DNA from Undibacterium sp. KW1. It encodes these proteins:
- the argP gene encoding HTH-type transcriptional regulator ArgP; the encoded protein is MQTRLDSRQCEAFLSVIDHGSLEQAAQALSLTSSAISQRIKALEMELGNTLLVRSRPCRATAAGQKLVQHLRRVAELEQDLQSEFAGQQSAAISIALGVNADSLDSWLLPALAEFLIAENILLEVLIDDQDHTHDLLESGMVLGCLSAEQNAMRGCQAVPLGFMRYHPVASKEYCQRWFPQGMTREAARLAPVLTFNRKDKLQAQILLEHFGLQEHTYPTHYVPATTPYNQSILLGLGWGVIPDVMLENLDQDKLVRLMPHHPVDVALYWHHWKVQTPRLARLTNTLVRQARESLQQVRDPDK